The genome window TGCAGCACCTTGCGCAATACATTCTTCAGCAAATTCGCGACCTTTCGTCAAATATTCATCTGCTTTGAATTGTCTTTCGATTGAAATCATCTCTTGTCCATCAATTGATAAAATTGCTCCTTTGAACGAGTAATTTTCTTCATCAATTTTTTCAACTAACGCACCAATTGGCGCTGTACAACCTCCTTCTAAAACATTCAAGAATTGACGTTCTACTGTTGCAAAAAGTTCACATTGCGGATTATTAATATCACTCAAATCAAAACCTTCTTTGGCAACAATTCCCAAAATCCCTTGTGATGGCGCAGCAATCATCCAATCAATCACTTTATAATGAAGACCTTTTTCTGCCAATTCATCTAAAATTTCTGAACGATCCAAACCTGCAAAAGCAAATACAGCTCCGTCCCAATCTGCATTATCTTGCAACTTTTTCAGACGTAATTGCACATTTCCTCGTAAATCTACAATCGTATCATTTGGATATTTATGATTCCAAAATGCTTTACGACGCAAAGATCCTGTTGCAATAATTCGGTGTTCTTTCTCGAAAATATCTTCCGATTTGTACACCAAAATATCCGCAGAACTTGCACGCTCTGGATATGCAATCAACTCTAATGTTTCTGGTAAAACAGTTGGTACATCTTTCAACGAATGAACCGCAATATCCACTTGATCATTCAACAAAGCAATGTCCAATGAACGCGTAAAAACACCTGTTAAACCTAATGAATAAATGGGTTGTTTTAGATTTGCATCACCTTCAGAAGTAATCGGAACGATTTCTGTTGGATGACCTTTTGCCTCAAGAATAGAAGCAACTTTATTGGCTTGCCAAAGCGCTAACGGACTTTGACGTGTACCAATTTTTATTGTTTTCATGATTGTATTAAGCTTGTTTTAAATGAAACATTTTTTCGATTAACTGAATTGTTTCGTCTGCATTTTCTTTATTTTCAATCAAATAAGAAGCAAACTGATTTGTAATTTTCTGAATTACTTTTTCAGTTAAAATCGTTTCATTTTCGTCAATGTTTACATTATCTTTTTTCAAATTATTTAAAGCAAAACTCTGAAAAAAGTCTAATCTATCTTTGAAAGATTGAATAGCAGGAACCAATTCTCTGGTTTCTAACCATTCGTAAAACTCTGTAGAATGCTCCTCTATAATTGCCAAAGCTTCTGGAATTGCATTGCGACGTTGCGCAATCGTATCATCTACCATTTTAGACAATCCGTCCACATTTACCAATTGAATAGATTCGCGAGCAGCCAATGTATGAATTACATTTTCTGGAACTGACATATCAATAATCGTCATTTCCTTATCGAACGGAATCATTTCTTCTGTAATCGTGTAATTACTTGCTCCCGTTGCAACAATTAGAATATCTGTTTTTTGTAATTCTTCTTTTAACTCGCTGTGATCTTTTACGGTAATATCGTATTTCAAACCAAGAACTTCTGCCTTTTCTTTTGTACGATTGATTAACGTAATGTTTGTATTTGGATAATGTTTGACCAAATTAGCGCATGTATTACGACCAATTTTACCAATTCCGTACAACAAAATATTTTTGTCGACCAAGTTTCCTTGCGTTGCTTGAATAAAATTAACCGCAGAATATGCAACCGAAGCAGAACCGTTACTTAAGAAAGTTTCGTTCTTCACTTTTTTACTAATTTGGATCGCAGTATTTACCAAACGCTCTAAAAAAGCATTTGATGCGCCTTGTTTTTTGAAACGAGAAAACCAAATTTTGATTTGTCCGATGATATCAAAATCACCTAAAATCTGACTTTCTAATCCCGACGAAACACGGAATAAATGTGTAATCGCTTCTTCTCCTTCTTTTACCATCATAAATTGACGGAATTCATCTGCATTACCTTCTGTATATTTACAATATTGCTCTACGATTTGATCTTCGTTTTCTGCAAAACCATAAAATTCAGTACGATTACAAGTTGATACAATAAAAAAGTTTTCTAAACCATTCGTTTTAGAATCTTGTGTAAACATTTCAACTTGTTCCGGGAAAAAAGTAAATTTACCACGTGTAATGGCGTCAGCTTTTTCATAACTGATTCCGATTACGTAAAAATTTTCTTCCGTTTTATTACCTCTAATTGCCATTTCTTCAAATACTGATACAAAAGTAGTTTCAAAAGTCTTCGAAAAATAACTTTAAAAAGAAAAAATAACGCTAAAAATTAAAGTTTGCTTTTTTAGAATAATTATAAATTAAAGGTTTATATTTGTATGTAAACCATTATAAAAAGCGAAGTTGACAATTATCACGTTTTTTATATGACAAACCTCATCATTCGAAATGGATTTAAAAAATACCCATAAAAGTAAAATTAACGAGTATAAATTGTCAACAGACGTATTTATCGCTCAAATAGACAACTTTACAGCTTCTACAGACACGATTCTGAAAGGAATTGACAAGCGTTATATACAATTCTATTTTTGTACAAAAGGTTCGTTGACATTTAATTTTAATAATGGTATTTATAAAATCAATTTGAACGAAGGAAAAAGTTTTTTGTTCTATTATCCGACATTAGACATTCCATTATCGCTAAATATAAATGCCGAAAGTAAGGTTTATATTGTGGTTTTGTCTATTCAGAAATTACATCAATTGTTTGCAGAATATCAAATTCAGAATAATTTGATTTCGAGCATGACGCAAGAAAAATTTTATATTGAACGCGAAATTGGTCCAGCGATAAAATTAGTTTTGAATCAAATTGAACAAATGAAACTTTCTCCACAATTTCAAAATTTATTTTTGATTGGAAAAATGTACGAATTGTTCACGCTTTATTTTTCTGAAATCGAAAGTCAAACTGAGCATTGTCCTTTCTTGAATGATGAAAATGAAGGAAAACGAATCAAAGAAATCAAAGATTATTTATTAGCTGATTTTAAAAATCCGCCAACTATCAAACAACTTTGCGAAAAATTTTCCATTTCTGAATATCATCTGAAAGAAGGTTTCAAAGAACTTTATGGAACAACTGTTTATGGTTATTTGTTGGATAAAAAACTGGAATTTGCGTTGCATAAACTAGAAGAAAATCAACAAATGGTAAAAGATATTTCGTTTGAAATTGGTTACGAAAATCCATCACATTTTATATCAGCATTTAAGAAGAAATATGGCTTAACGCCTAAACAATACATTAAACAATTTCAGTAAAAGTTTAACGATTTCTAATCTAAATATTCCGGTTTAACTACTTATAAATACTTACTTTTGTCAAATATTTATAAATAATTATGCAAAAATTTTTACTTCTTTTATTTCCTTTTGCCGCTTTTGCGCAGCAACCCGACTATTATGAAGGGATTGATTTTAAACAAAATGGAAAAACGATAAAGGAAGAATTACACGATTTAATCAATGCTACGCATCATGCAGTTAGTTATTCGCCTGGAGTTTGGAATATTTTAGATAAATCCGACTTAGATTTAGATTCGAAAGGTCGCGTTTTATTGATCTATGGTTTTACTGATAATTCTACTGTTTATGCTGAACAACGCACGCGCGATGTAAACAACAAAAACAATACTGGTGGAAATGCAAATGGAAAATGGGAACGCGAACATGTTTTTCCAAAATCATTAGCAAATCCTGTTTTAACGACTAATAATCCAGGAACAGGTACAGATGCGCACAATTTACGTGCAGTTGATAGACAATTAAATTCGACTAGAAGTAACAATGCTTATCGTGAAAAATGGGCACAGGATGTGACAGGACAAGCTAAATTGATCAATGGAGGTTTTTATCCTGGTGATGAATGGACGGGAGATGTGGCGCGAATTATTATGTATATGTATGTACATTATGGGTTGGAAACCGATCCGCAATTGGTTGCGTACAACAATACGACAACAACCAATAATGATGGAATGCCAGATATGTTTTTGAAATGGAATGTGCAGGATAAAGTATCTGAATTTGAGAAAGTTCGAAACGAAATTATTGCCGAAACACAAGGAAGTCGAAATCCTTTTATTGATAATCCGTATTTAGCAACATTAATTTGGGGCGGAGATAAAGCCGAAAATACTTGGGCTGAATTATCTGCGAACGATTACAATTATCAACAAACGCTTGTAGAAGTTTTTCCAAATCCAACAACAGATAAGGTAAAAATTAATGCGAAGAATTTTGATTATGTCAATTTATATGATTTTAATGGTCGTTTACTTGGAATTGAATTAGGTTCGGAAGTTAATTTGAAAAATTATCCAGCTGGAATGTATATTTTATCTATTCACCTAAAAGATGGAAAAATCATCACGAAAAAAGTGATTAAGAAATAATTTTAAACAAAAAATTCCAACTCTAAGAGTTGGAATTTTTTGTTTATTCATTTTAACAACCTTCGTTATACATCACGTCAAAAGAAGCTACTTTATCATTTACCAATTTGAATTGTAATATTGAACCTGCATCTTGATCTTCTACATTAAAATAACGAAAAGCCTTTGTTCTTTTATCCGTTTTATCATCATAACCATCATAAATAGAGATATTCAAGTTTTTGTATTTTGATAATAATTCATCTAATGAAGAACCAACTTTAATTCCAGACAATGTTTTAAGGCTCGAATCTGTCGATTTTACGCTATAAACAGTCAAATTATTAGAACCATTTCCATCTCCGTTCGACGTTAAACCAACTTTATACGTTACACCTTTCGAAACAATTGTCAAATCATCTTCTGGATAACCATATTCATTTAATTTCAATTTGAATTTTTGTCCAGTCAATTTTTCTAATTCAGACAATTTCATTCCAAGTTTTACGTCATTGATACGAGTTGTAGAAACTTGCGCTTGCAAAGCTATTCCAGCTATAAATGCAGCTATAAAAAACATTTTTTTCATTTTTATGTATTTAGGTTTTATTCATTATTTTAAAGTGTACATTCTTCTGGATTATAAGAACTCAATCCTATTGTTGTTACAATTTCATTTTTCAAAGAAAAAGTCAATATTACACCATTTTCTCTATCGTCAATTCTAAATTCTCTGTAATTATTATTCGATTTATCCAACAACACATTGTATTTCGACGAATAAGCTTTCCATAAATCCTCCAACGTACTGCCAATACCAATTCCAGATAAGGTTTTAATGTTTTTACTTGTTGTCGAAATAGAACTTAAATAGGTGTCATTTTCTGTTTTGCTCAAATAACCACTTCTTATTTCGATTGTGTAATCAATTCCTTTTAAAGTTATTTTCGTTTCTCCTTCATCAACAATTGCAGCAGGTTTTTTACCTAACAATTTTAATACTTCGGACGGACGCATTCCAATTTTCAACTCATTCATTCGTGTTGTAGAAATCTGACCAAATCCAACTATTGAAAGTAAGAAAAATCCTACTAAAGCTATTTTAGTTTTCATAAATATTGTTATTTAAAAAACCCGATTCATTTGACAAAACCATTTTTACGACTTTATTATTTTTTAAATAAAAATCTAATGTACATCCATTATCAAGATCATTTATTGCAAAAGCTCTGACCGATTTTGTTTCGTCATCTTCAAAAATATCTTGCACCGAAATATCATATTTTTTGTACGCTTTCCATAAATCATCCAACGAACTTCCAATTTTTATTCCTGATAAAGTCGAAAGTTGAGCGCTAACAGACGAAACCATATAGACTTCGAATTGTTTCGTTTTCAAATTTCTATAATACGAAATATGATATTTAATTCCATTCAACTCAATGTCCTGTTCAGGCATTTCAGGATTATTTACATCATAAAGAGCTAATTTATTTGGCGTTAAAGCTGCAACTTGTTTTTGTGTCATTTCGTACGAAATATCTCCAAATTTGGAAGTCGTTACTTTTTGAGCAAACATTATCGAAGTAAATAGCAAAAAGCATCCTAAAATTGAAAAAAAACGACTAAGCATAAGCATTAATTTGAGCAATATGTTTTACAATTTTCCCATTATCCAACACCCAAAGCGCATCATAAACTCCAGCTCCATCGCTATATGTCCCAAACAAATAATATTGATTTAACTCTTTATTGTAAGTAAGTTTTGTAGCGGATAAATTTGCGTTATATAAATTGGTAAAATATTCTTTTGGAATGATAATCTCTTTTCCTTTGAATGATATTTTAAACGATTTGAATTCTGTTTGAGGAATCATTCCGTCCGAACCAAGAAAATCTTTTTCATCAATCGCATAAACAAAATCACCTTCCTTGAAAATTTTATGCTTTTTTGAATTAAATGTTTGCGTTTCGAGCTGAATAATATAATCTGCAACCGAAAATTCTATTTTAGAATCATTTGTCGAAGTTGGTGAAATCGATTCAAAATCTTCTAATTTTTTGATTCGATCATGGTAAACATAACCAGCTTTTTCAGGTTGATATTCGACCAAATACCATTTCGAATTTTCTTCATCAGAATCAATTGGATAGATAGAATTTGAATTGACTTTAGCAACAATTTTAGATGAAGTACTTTTTTCATCTCTCACATTTACAAAACCATCTTTATCTTGGACAATCCCAAATTGAGCTTGCGCAAAATAGCTTAAAAAAGTAGTAAGAATGAATAAACTTTTTTTCATTTTTTGATTCGATTTTCTTGAAGTAAAGCTAACAAAATCTAAACCAAAAATTTTCACGAATTATAGTGATTTTACAAAATCGATATTTCTTTTCAAACCATCATATTTTGTACGTTTGACAGGCGATTTCTTAAAAATTTCTCGAAAAACATCTTCCGTAATTTCTTCCCAATCTTTTTTTGAGAATTGATTAATTTTCTCATGACCAACAAAACGAGTTTCTTTCGTTGGCAACGAAAAACGATTCCATGGACAAACTTCTTGACAAACATCACAACCAAAAATCCAATCATCAAATTTCCCTTTCATTTCGGTCGGAATTTGATCTTTCAATTCAATTGTAAAATATGAAATACATTGACTTCCATTCACTGTTTTATTGGGTAAAATTGCCTCAGTTGGACAAGCATCAATGCAACGCGTACACTTTCCACAATGATCCGTTTCGATTGGAGAATCATAGGCTAAATCCAAATCAATAATTAATTCGGACAAAAAGAAAAACGAACCTTTTTGTTTAGATAATGTCAACGAATTTTTTCCAACCCAACCAATTCCAGTTTTTTTTGCCCAAGCATGTTCCAGAATTGGAGCTGAATCTGTAAAAGCTCGTCCACTCACCTCTCCTATTTCTTCTTGAATAAAATCTAATAATTCGCGCACTTTTTCCTTCACGACAAAGTGATAATCTTCGCCTTGCGCATACATCGCAACCTTATAAGAATCTGGATTTCGATCTAAATTTTGGTAATAGTTATACGCCAACGAAATCACAGATTTTGCTCCTTCTACCAAAATTCGAGGATCCAATCGCATATCGAAATGATTTTCCATATACAGCATTTCGCCATGAAAATCATTCTTCAACCAAGCTTCTAAACGAGGTGCTTCTTCTTCTAAAAAATCAGCTTTGGCTATACCGCAAGAAATAAATCCCAACGCTTCAGCTTTTTCTTTGATGCGATGGGACCATTTTATTTTGATATGTTCTTCTGTTTGAAGGAGCATTTATTTTAATCTAAGTTTAAAATCAAATTGATTCGTTGTATTTTTCAATCCAATATTTTCAAGAAAACTGATTGTTTCTTTCGATTTATCATCTACATTAATTATTGAAATTGATTCATTGAATTGTTTTTGAATTTCAAAAATCAAACTTGTTCCAATTCCTTTTCTTCTATAATTTTTATCTACAGAAATTTGTTGAATTCTTTTGGTTATCGGATTAAAAATAATATAACCAACTAAATCATTTTCAATAAAAGCTCCATATGAAATATTTGTTTTTAAAATTTTATCTAATACAAAACTTGAATTTTGCCACGTAGGCTCAATATCCCAAAAAGATTGATTTTTATTCCAATTATATAAACTTAAAGGTTTGATTAAAATATTATCGTTTTTCAATGATGATTTAATTTCTCCACTAAAACATTTTAATTGTCTTACTTTTTCAAACCCTACTTTTTCATAAGATTTTATTGCTTGTGTATTTTCTACTAAAGCTTCTAATTCAATAAAATCTATTTTATCTTCTTTCAAAATTGAAAGAATAAATTCATACATTTTTATAGTTAAATTCTGACCTCTATATTCTTTTATTACACCTGTACCTCCGTTATAAACTTTTTTTGTTTTATTCGAATCATTATAAAAATGAAGAATTAAACCTATTAATTTATCATCAGAAAAAGCACCAACAGAATAATCTAAACGAATATTTTCATTCTCTAATTTAGCTTCAAATTGTTCCAAAGTTAATTTTACAGGAACAAAATAATCTGAAAAAGACAGATTAAAGACATTTACAATATCTGTATAAGGAATGTTTTTTAATGTACGGATTTCAATCATTTCTAAATAAATATTGTTGAACTCAGTTACTTGTCATTCTGAATGAAACATTAGTGAAATGAAGAATCTTAGATTTCTCCTAACGTCGGAATGACAACGAACTTAGAACTTAGAACTTAGAACTTAGAACTTAGAACTTAGAACTTAGAACAAAATTACAAATCAAACAAATCGGTTTGAGGTGAATTTTCTCCACGATATTTTACGCCAATATGTTTGAAAGCTTTTTCTGTTGCTACACGTCCACGAGCAGTACGCATTAAATAACCTTCTTGAATCAAATATGGTTCGTAAACTTCTTCCAATGTTCCGCCATTTTCTCCTACTGCTGTTGCTAAAGTTGTAATTCCGACTGGTCCACCTTTAAATTTTTCTATGATAGTTGATAAAATTCTGTTATCCATTTCATCTAAACCATTATCATCAACTTTCAAGGCTTTTAGAGAAAATTCAGCAATTGATAAATCAATTTTTCCATTTCCTTTTATTTGAGCAAAATCTCGTGTTCTTCTCAATAATGCATTTGCAATACGGGGAGTTCCACGACTACGACCTGCAATTTCTATCGCTGCTCTTTCGTCAATTGGTGTATCTAAAATACGAGAAGATCGCTCAACAATCGTACTTAATAATTCGACATTATAATATTCGAAACGGAAATTAATTCCAAAACGAGCACGAAGTGGCGCAGTTAATAAACCAGAACGTGTTGTTGCGCCAATTAATGTAAAAGGATTCAGACCAATTTGAACCGAACGCGCATTTGGTCCAGATTCGATCATAATATCAATTTTAAAATCTTCCATTGCCGAATACAAATATTCCTCAATAACAGGAGACATACGATGGATTTCATCAATAAAAAGCACATCATTTTCTTCCAAATTCGTCAACAAACCAGCTAAATCACTTGGTTTATCGAGAACTGGTCCAGAGGTAATTTTGATTCCAACGCCTAATTCATTCGCAATAATATTCGCCAATGTAGTTTTTCCTAAACCTGGAGGTCCATGCAACAAAACGTGATCTAATGCTTCGCCACGAAGTTTAGAAGCTTTTACGAAAACTTCTAGATTCTCGAGAATATGAGCTTGTCCAGCAAAATCATCAAAACTTTGCGGACGAACAGTATTTTCGTGATTTAGATCGTCGTCTGGATAAAATTCTTTATCAGGATTTAATAAATCTGACATAAAATGATGATATAAATTATAATGATGATATTACGAAGGACAAATTAAATTATCCTCCGTACTTTTACACCTACAAAGAACGCAATATTTTTTTAG of Empedobacter falsenii contains these proteins:
- a CDS encoding GNAT family N-acetyltransferase: MIEIRTLKNIPYTDIVNVFNLSFSDYFVPVKLTLEQFEAKLENENIRLDYSVGAFSDDKLIGLILHFYNDSNKTKKVYNGGTGVIKEYRGQNLTIKMYEFILSILKEDKIDFIELEALVENTQAIKSYEKVGFEKVRQLKCFSGEIKSSLKNDNILIKPLSLYNWNKNQSFWDIEPTWQNSSFVLDKILKTNISYGAFIENDLVGYIIFNPITKRIQQISVDKNYRRKGIGTSLIFEIQKQFNESISIINVDDKSKETISFLENIGLKNTTNQFDFKLRLK
- a CDS encoding helix-turn-helix domain-containing protein, giving the protein MDLKNTHKSKINEYKLSTDVFIAQIDNFTASTDTILKGIDKRYIQFYFCTKGSLTFNFNNGIYKINLNEGKSFLFYYPTLDIPLSLNINAESKVYIVVLSIQKLHQLFAEYQIQNNLISSMTQEKFYIEREIGPAIKLVLNQIEQMKLSPQFQNLFLIGKMYELFTLYFSEIESQTEHCPFLNDENEGKRIKEIKDYLLADFKNPPTIKQLCEKFSISEYHLKEGFKELYGTTVYGYLLDKKLEFALHKLEENQQMVKDISFEIGYENPSHFISAFKKKYGLTPKQYIKQFQ
- a CDS encoding endonuclease, with product MQKFLLLLFPFAAFAQQPDYYEGIDFKQNGKTIKEELHDLINATHHAVSYSPGVWNILDKSDLDLDSKGRVLLIYGFTDNSTVYAEQRTRDVNNKNNTGGNANGKWEREHVFPKSLANPVLTTNNPGTGTDAHNLRAVDRQLNSTRSNNAYREKWAQDVTGQAKLINGGFYPGDEWTGDVARIIMYMYVHYGLETDPQLVAYNNTTTTNNDGMPDMFLKWNVQDKVSEFEKVRNEIIAETQGSRNPFIDNPYLATLIWGGDKAENTWAELSANDYNYQQTLVEVFPNPTTDKVKINAKNFDYVNLYDFNGRLLGIELGSEVNLKNYPAGMYILSIHLKDGKIITKKVIKK
- the queG gene encoding tRNA epoxyqueuosine(34) reductase QueG, coding for MLLQTEEHIKIKWSHRIKEKAEALGFISCGIAKADFLEEEAPRLEAWLKNDFHGEMLYMENHFDMRLDPRILVEGAKSVISLAYNYYQNLDRNPDSYKVAMYAQGEDYHFVVKEKVRELLDFIQEEIGEVSGRAFTDSAPILEHAWAKKTGIGWVGKNSLTLSKQKGSFFFLSELIIDLDLAYDSPIETDHCGKCTRCIDACPTEAILPNKTVNGSQCISYFTIELKDQIPTEMKGKFDDWIFGCDVCQEVCPWNRFSLPTKETRFVGHEKINQFSKKDWEEITEDVFREIFKKSPVKRTKYDGLKRNIDFVKSL
- a CDS encoding SH3 domain-containing protein, which encodes MKKSLFILTTFLSYFAQAQFGIVQDKDGFVNVRDEKSTSSKIVAKVNSNSIYPIDSDEENSKWYLVEYQPEKAGYVYHDRIKKLEDFESISPTSTNDSKIEFSVADYIIQLETQTFNSKKHKIFKEGDFVYAIDEKDFLGSDGMIPQTEFKSFKISFKGKEIIIPKEYFTNLYNANLSATKLTYNKELNQYYLFGTYSDGAGVYDALWVLDNGKIVKHIAQINAYA
- the ruvB gene encoding Holliday junction branch migration DNA helicase RuvB; this translates as MSDLLNPDKEFYPDDDLNHENTVRPQSFDDFAGQAHILENLEVFVKASKLRGEALDHVLLHGPPGLGKTTLANIIANELGVGIKITSGPVLDKPSDLAGLLTNLEENDVLFIDEIHRMSPVIEEYLYSAMEDFKIDIMIESGPNARSVQIGLNPFTLIGATTRSGLLTAPLRARFGINFRFEYYNVELLSTIVERSSRILDTPIDERAAIEIAGRSRGTPRIANALLRRTRDFAQIKGNGKIDLSIAEFSLKALKVDDNGLDEMDNRILSTIIEKFKGGPVGITTLATAVGENGGTLEEVYEPYLIQEGYLMRTARGRVATEKAFKHIGVKYRGENSPQTDLFDL
- the hemC gene encoding hydroxymethylbilane synthase, which codes for MKTIKIGTRQSPLALWQANKVASILEAKGHPTEIVPITSEGDANLKQPIYSLGLTGVFTRSLDIALLNDQVDIAVHSLKDVPTVLPETLELIAYPERASSADILVYKSEDIFEKEHRIIATGSLRRKAFWNHKYPNDTIVDLRGNVQLRLKKLQDNADWDGAVFAFAGLDRSEILDELAEKGLHYKVIDWMIAAPSQGILGIVAKEGFDLSDINNPQCELFATVERQFLNVLEGGCTAPIGALVEKIDEENYSFKGAILSIDGQEMISIERQFKADEYLTKGREFAEECIAQGAAKMIEEIKKEIGTK
- the hemA gene encoding glutamyl-tRNA reductase, translated to MAIRGNKTEENFYVIGISYEKADAITRGKFTFFPEQVEMFTQDSKTNGLENFFIVSTCNRTEFYGFAENEDQIVEQYCKYTEGNADEFRQFMMVKEGEEAITHLFRVSSGLESQILGDFDIIGQIKIWFSRFKKQGASNAFLERLVNTAIQISKKVKNETFLSNGSASVAYSAVNFIQATQGNLVDKNILLYGIGKIGRNTCANLVKHYPNTNITLINRTKEKAEVLGLKYDITVKDHSELKEELQKTDILIVATGASNYTITEEMIPFDKEMTIIDMSVPENVIHTLAARESIQLVNVDGLSKMVDDTIAQRRNAIPEALAIIEEHSTEFYEWLETRELVPAIQSFKDRLDFFQSFALNNLKKDNVNIDENETILTEKVIQKITNQFASYLIENKENADETIQLIEKMFHLKQA